A stretch of Aphelocoma coerulescens isolate FSJ_1873_10779 chromosome 1A, UR_Acoe_1.0, whole genome shotgun sequence DNA encodes these proteins:
- the LOC138104495 gene encoding thyroid hormone receptor alpha-like, translating into MEQKPSTLDPLLEPEDTRWLDGKRKRKSSQCLVKSSMSGYIPSYLDKDEQCVVCGDKAASYHYRCIACEGCKGFFCRTIQKNLHPTYSCVIDKVTRNQCQLCCFKKCISVGMAMDLVLDDSKQVAKRKLIEENREWQQKEEMIKSLQHRPSAEEWELIRLVTEAHRSTNAQGSHWKQKRKFLT; encoded by the exons ATGGAACAGAAGCCCAGCACCCTGGACCCGCTGTTGGAGCCAGAGGACACCCG GTGGCTGGATGGGAAGCGCAAAAGAAAGAGCAGCCAATGTTTGGTGAAGAGCAGCATGTCAG GGTACATCCCTAGTTACCTGGACAAAGATGAACAGTGCGTGGTGTGCGGGGACAAGGCCGCCAGCTACCACTACCGCTGCATCGCCTGCGAGGGCTGCAAG GGCTTTTTCTGTCGGACCATCCAGAAGAACCTGCACCCCACCTACTCCTGTGTCATCGACAAGGTCACCCGCAaccagtgccagctctgctgcttcaagAAGTGCATCTCCGTGGGCATGGCCATGGACC TGGTGCTGGATGACTCGAAGCAGGTAGCCAAGCGGAAGCTGATCGAGGAGAACCGGGAgtggcagcagaaggaggagatgATCAAGTCCCTGCAGCAtcgccccagcgccgaggagtgGGAGCTGATCCGCCTTGTGACAGAAGCCCACCGCAGCACCAAtgcccagggcagccactgGAAGCAGAAGCGGAAATTCCTG ACCTGA